Proteins from one Planctomyces sp. SH-PL62 genomic window:
- a CDS encoding cupin domain-containing protein, whose amino-acid sequence MKNLYTPPRPEPIDEFIEVLAGSGRTRVERIISRGQASPEGFWYDQDEHEFVAVLQGAARLRLQAPDEEVVLGPGDHLTIHAHRRHRVEWTSPDEPTIWLAVFYADASD is encoded by the coding sequence ATGAAGAATCTCTACACGCCCCCGCGGCCGGAGCCGATCGACGAGTTCATCGAGGTCCTGGCGGGCTCGGGGCGGACCCGCGTCGAGCGGATCATCTCGCGCGGCCAGGCGTCGCCCGAGGGGTTCTGGTACGACCAGGACGAGCACGAATTCGTCGCGGTGCTCCAGGGGGCGGCCCGGCTTCGGCTTCAGGCGCCGGATGAGGAGGTCGTCCTGGGGCCGGGCGACCATCTGACCATCCACGCGCACCGCCGCCACCGCGTCGAGTGGACGTCTCCCGACGAGCCGACCATCTGGCTGGCGGTCTTCTACGCCGACGCTTCGGATTGA